TTGTGCTTTGTGTCATTTTGCGTAAAATTGCCCGATTATAACGAATGCCGAGCGGTTATGAAATTACTCATCATTAATAATCACGATTCTTTTACTTTTAACTTGGTGGATTTAATTCGAAAATTAAATGTGCCTTATGATGTTTTAAACGTGGAAGATTTAAAAGAAAGTACAGTGGAAAAATATAGTCATATATTGATTTCGCCAGGGCCTGATGTACCACGAGCTTATCCACAACTTTTTTCTATGTTGGAAAAATATTATCAGCAGAAATCTATTTTAGGTGTGTGTTTAGGGCATCAAACCTTATGTGAATTTTTTGGTGGTACATTGTATAACTTAGAGAAAGTCCGTCATGGCCAAAAACGAATTTTAAAAGTGCGGTCAAATTCTCCATTATTTTTTAGCCTTCCAAGCGAATTTAATATCGGGCTATATCATTCTTGGGGCGTGCAGAAAGACGATTTTCCTGATTGTCTAGAAATTACCGCACTTTGTGATGAAGGTGTGGTGATGTCGATGCAGCATAAGTTTTTGCCAATTTATGGTGTTCAGTTTCATCCAGAATCTTATATGTCAGATTTTGGAGAGCAAATTTTGCGTAATTGGTTGGCGATTCCTCCTGCAACTACCCCATAATACCGCTTGCTTATTAAGCAAAAATACGTATTATAGACGTCTATACGTCAATACATCCAAATTTAAAAGAAAAAGAGAGAAAATATGTCTAGCTATTTATTTACATCTGAATCTGTATCTGAAGGGCATCCAGATAAAATTGCCGATCAAATTTCTGATGCGGTACTTGATGAAATCCTAAAACAAGATCCAAAAGCACGAGTAGCTTGTGAGACTTACGTAAAAACCGGTATGGCATTAGTTGGTGGCGAAATTACAACATCAGCATGGGTCGATATTGAGAATTTAACGCGTAAAGTGATTTGTGATATTGGTTATGAACATTCTGAAATGGGTTTTGATGGCCATTCTTGTGCAGTACTTAATGCGATTGGTAAACAATCTGCAGATATTAATCAAGGCGTTGATCGTGAAAATCCATTAGATCAAGGTGCAGGCGACCAAGGTATTATGTTTGGTTATGCCACTAATGAAACGGATGTATTAATGCCAGCAGCTATTACTTATGCTCATCGTTTAATGGAAAAACAAGCTGAAGTGCGTAAAAGCGGTAAATTAGCATGGTTACGCCCAGATGCGAAAAGCCAAGTAACTTTAAAATATGAAGATAATAAAATTGTTGGTGTGGATGCGGTTGTGCTTTCTACTCAACATTCTGAAGATGTTAGCCAAAAAGATTTACATGAAGGTGTGATGGAAGAAATTATCAAACCTGTATTACCAAGTGAATGGCTTTCTAAAGAAACAAAATTCTTCATTAACCCGACTGGTCGTTTTGTTATTGGTGGACCTATGGGGGATTGTGGTTTAACTGGTCGTAAAATTATCGTAGATACTTACGGTGGTGCCGCTCGCCACGGTGGTGGCGCATTCTCAGGAAAAGATCCATCTAAAGTTGACCGTTCAGCAGCTTATGCTGCACGTTATGTCGCAAAAAATATTGTGGCAGCTGGTTTGGCAGATCGTTGTGAAATCCAACTTTCTTATGCGATTGGTGTGGCTGATCCAACATCTATCATGGTCGAAACCTTTGGAACTGGAAAAGTTGCGAATGAATTATTAGTGTCATTAGTTCGTGAATTCTTTGATTTACGTCCTTATGGCTTAATTAAAATGTTAGATTTAATCCAACCAATCTATCGTGAAACGGCAGCTTATGGCCATTTCGGTCGTGAGCAATTCCCTTGGGAAAAAGTGGATCGCGCAGCAGAATTACGTGTTGCAGCAGGATTAAAATAATCTTATTTTTTAATTTAGTAAATTATATAAAAGCCGCTTATCTAGCGGTTTTTTCTTTTCAATCATGACATCAATAGAGCAAATTCCATTTCGTCATTTAAAAATGCAAGTGCAACGTAAATTGAATCAGTCTTTGTTACTTGCAGAGGCTTATTTTAAGCGAAAATTTACAATGCCTGAGGTAAATTATGAGTTACGTGGAATAAAGGCAGGCGTAGCTTACCTACAAAAAAATGAAATAAAATTTAACTGCACTTTGTTATTAGAAAATGCAGATGAATTTATTCGACAAGTCGTGCCACACGAGCTTGCGCATTTGATTGTGTATCAAATGTTTGGTCGCGTAAAACCACACGGGAAAGAGTGGCAGCTTGTAATGAATGAAATTTTTAAGCTTCCTGCAGACACTTGCCATCAATTTGATATAAAAAATGTGCAAGGGAAAACTTTTGAATATCGTTGTGCGTGCCAAACACATTTTCTAAGTATTCGCCGTCATAATAGAATAGTAAGAGAAAAGATTGAATATTTATGTAGAAAATGTAAGGGAAAATTAGTTTTTGTCGATGAAACAGAATAATTTTTGTGATATATTCTTCCAGTTTATTCAATAAATAAAGGAGTTATCCAATGAAAAAATCTTTATTAGCAGTTATTGTTGGTGCGTTTGCCTTTGCTTCTGTTGCAAATGCGAATATCTATGCTGAAGGCGATATCGGTTTATCTCAAACTAAAGCAAATGGTAGTAATAATACTCGAATTGAACCTCGTGTAGCGGTTGGTTATAAATTAGGCAATACGCGTGTTGCGGGTGATTATACGCATCACGGAAAAATTGATGGCGCGAAAATTCATGGTTTAGGTGCATCAGTATTATATGACTTTGACACGAATTCTAAAGTGCAACCTTATGTAGGTGCTCGTGTTGCAGCGAACCAGTTTAAATATGATAACAGAGCTAGCCAACCATATAGAAGTTCTTCAGAAATTAAGTTCGGCTATGGCGTTGTAGCAGGTGCAAAATATAAGTTAGATGGCAACTGGTACGCAAATGGTGGAGTTGAGTACAATCGTTTAGGTAATTTTGATAGTACCAAAGTTAATAACTATGGTGCGAAAGTTGGTGTGGGTTACGGATTCTAAGTTTTACAATACGTAAAATCCTTTTATTAAACACTTTAATTTAACGGTGATCGTCTAAGGCGATCACCGTTATTCGTTTTAGGGTGGAGTAGAAGTTGACTAAAAGTGCGGTTAAAATTCTTGGAAATCTTCTTTCTTAATAGTTTTTTGATAAAACTATCACATTAAAATATAAAAAATCCCAACCTAAGCTTGGGATTTAAAAATGACTAAAGATTTTACCGCACTTTATGCTTTGCTTACTTCAAAACGTTCAAATGCCAACACTTTTTTCTCTAGTTTACGTAGCAATAATGTTGCAATGCCTGTGATAATTAAATAGATACCGCCTGCGATGCCGTAAATTGTGAGTGCATCATATTCTGTACCATAAAGTTGGCGAGCATAGCCCATTATATCCATAATCGTAATGGTGGATGCTAATGCCGTTCCTTTAAATACCAAAATAATTTCGTTACTGTAAGAAGGCAACGCACGTTTTAAGGCATAAGGAATTAAAATCTTTAAAGTTTGTATGCGGTTTAATCCTAATGCGGCACAACTTTCCCATTGTCCTTTTGGAATGGCTTTTACTGCACCATGAAATAATTGCGTGGAGTAGGCTGCACTGTTTAGTGCTAAAGCTAATGCGGCACAGAACCAGGCGTTGGATAAGACATACCATAATGGGCTGTCAATAATCCATTGGAATTGGCCAGGCCCCGCATAAATTAAAAAGAACTGTACTAACAGTGGCGTGCCAGTGAATAAAGTAAGGTATAAATTAACCGCTCTTTTTACCCATTTGTTTTCCATTGAAAGCAAAAAGGTGAGAAAT
This portion of the Haemophilus haemolyticus genome encodes:
- a CDS encoding anthranilate synthase component II encodes the protein MKLLIINNHDSFTFNLVDLIRKLNVPYDVLNVEDLKESTVEKYSHILISPGPDVPRAYPQLFSMLEKYYQQKSILGVCLGHQTLCEFFGGTLYNLEKVRHGQKRILKVRSNSPLFFSLPSEFNIGLYHSWGVQKDDFPDCLEITALCDEGVVMSMQHKFLPIYGVQFHPESYMSDFGEQILRNWLAIPPATTP
- the metK gene encoding methionine adenosyltransferase yields the protein MSSYLFTSESVSEGHPDKIADQISDAVLDEILKQDPKARVACETYVKTGMALVGGEITTSAWVDIENLTRKVICDIGYEHSEMGFDGHSCAVLNAIGKQSADINQGVDRENPLDQGAGDQGIMFGYATNETDVLMPAAITYAHRLMEKQAEVRKSGKLAWLRPDAKSQVTLKYEDNKIVGVDAVVLSTQHSEDVSQKDLHEGVMEEIIKPVLPSEWLSKETKFFINPTGRFVIGGPMGDCGLTGRKIIVDTYGGAARHGGGAFSGKDPSKVDRSAAYAARYVAKNIVAAGLADRCEIQLSYAIGVADPTSIMVETFGTGKVANELLVSLVREFFDLRPYGLIKMLDLIQPIYRETAAYGHFGREQFPWEKVDRAAELRVAAGLK
- a CDS encoding SprT family zinc-dependent metalloprotease, whose protein sequence is MTSIEQIPFRHLKMQVQRKLNQSLLLAEAYFKRKFTMPEVNYELRGIKAGVAYLQKNEIKFNCTLLLENADEFIRQVVPHELAHLIVYQMFGRVKPHGKEWQLVMNEIFKLPADTCHQFDIKNVQGKTFEYRCACQTHFLSIRRHNRIVREKIEYLCRKCKGKLVFVDETE
- a CDS encoding opacity family porin; this encodes MKKSLLAVIVGAFAFASVANANIYAEGDIGLSQTKANGSNNTRIEPRVAVGYKLGNTRVAGDYTHHGKIDGAKIHGLGASVLYDFDTNSKVQPYVGARVAANQFKYDNRASQPYRSSSEIKFGYGVVAGAKYKLDGNWYANGGVEYNRLGNFDSTKVNNYGAKVGVGYGF
- the artM gene encoding arginine ABC transporter permease ArtM, which codes for MFQEYLSVIAQGIPTSLLLTVVSLLIAFCLALFLTFLLSMENKWVKRAVNLYLTLFTGTPLLVQFFLIYAGPGQFQWIIDSPLWYVLSNAWFCAALALALNSAAYSTQLFHGAVKAIPKGQWESCAALGLNRIQTLKILIPYALKRALPSYSNEIILVFKGTALASTITIMDIMGYARQLYGTEYDALTIYGIAGGIYLIITGIATLLLRKLEKKVLAFERFEVSKA